The Neodiprion virginianus isolate iyNeoVirg1 chromosome 5, iyNeoVirg1.1, whole genome shotgun sequence genome contains a region encoding:
- the LOC124305328 gene encoding uncharacterized protein LOC124305328 translates to MIYVYDTIYGTTYILKNMRWCLAILFFGLTSTVCSGHMCEPVYGVDFELLTSAYAAGAESFPTPTIEYHDRSACKFGMKYTNDVMSYIESLFLNVYLQADQTGHQLIKAIKDCSNVLRGAILSIGNIQETHTSIEESLISLIGQVNVFLSLVPGNVDVKLVTLSDLPAEQVTIPLSIDKERSAADLFLHWAEIADSVFVRLYGYITGMFLSGWSNARLYFNVVGTQIRNQVLTSTALTNYKIAIAEVLSQSDLIQSHCTNETWGLFQEVASEVAAVSHNVQDALENYATCLA, encoded by the exons ATGATATATGTTTACGATACGATATACGGTACGacatatattttaaaaaatatgaggTGGTGCCTGGCAATATTGTTTTTTGGACTCACGTCTACAGTATGTTCTGGACACATGTGCG AGCCCGTTTATGGGGTGGACTTCGAATTGCTGACCTCTGCATATGCGGCGGGTGCTGAAAGTTTTCCAACACCGACTATCGAGTATCATGATCGCTCAGCGTGCAAATTTGGAATGAAATACACGAATGACGTAATGTCATACATCGAGTCACTTTTCCTCAATGTATACCTTCAG GCTGATCAGACAGGTCATCAACTGATCAAGGCTATCAAAGATTGCTCTAATGTGTTAAGAGGAGCGATCTTATCCATTGGGAACATTCAAGAGACACACACCAGTATAGAAGAAAGTTTGATATCGCTGATTGGACAGGTTAACGTATTTTTGAGTCTAGTTCCTGGAAACGTGGACGTCAAATTGGTG ACTCTATCCGATTTACCTGCGGAACAAGTAACTATCCCGCTCTCCATTGACAAGGAGCGATCAGCGGCTGATTTGTTTCTTCATTGGGCAGAAATAGCAGACTCGGTTTTCGTCAGATTGTATGGGTACATTACTGGAATGTTCCTATCCGGCTGGAGTAACGCTAGGTTGTATTTCAACGTCGTTGGAACACAAATTCGTAACCAG GTTCTGACTTCAACAGCCTTGACTAACTACAAGATTGCCATTGCCGAAGTGCTCAGTCAGTCTGATCTAATTCAAAGTCACTGCACAAACGAAACATGGGGATTATTCCAAGAAGTCGCTTCCGAAGTAGCTGCAGTTTCGCACAACGTGCAAGACGCGTTGGAAAACTATGCCACATGCCTTGCATAA
- the LOC124305334 gene encoding uncharacterized protein LOC124305334, which produces MNWLPLMLVGLWAAESLAKICSFNNSVAIDYLADEWATAASRYPSPSIELGDKMGEFFEHKFQASAVSYGIYVMAKLYHQALKRGNELIEDVEDCRDNLQSKIELLKSNMLPQPIGLDEDLNSIIRQCQVFLSLSPGNVAIATPDLGTLPAQQIVPESRTTPRTAFELLVTFNQVLDQQFAAIYGFVEGIYLTGWARARNYFANVQAQLRGEILNWRVLNSYTQVVDSIFVQSDLIQRYVHPETWALFNNVGQLIRTIAYECNNCQ; this is translated from the exons ATGAATTGGCTTCCACTAATGCTGGTTGGGCTCTGGGCCGCAGAGTCTTTGGCAAAAATATGCA GCTTTAATAATTCGGTGGCAATCGATTACCTGGCCGATGAATGGGCCACAGCAGCGAGCAGGTACCCGTCACCATCCATTGAACTTGGCGATAAAAtgggagaattttttgaacacaAATTTCAAGCATCTGCAGTGAGCTATGGAATCTACGTAATGGCAAAACTGTATCATCAG GCGTTGAAACGGGGTAACGAACTTATTGAAGACGTAGAGGACTGCCGCGACAACTTACAATCAAAGATTGAACTGTTAAAATCAAACATGCTGCCACAACCAATTGGCTTGGACGAAGATTTGAACTCAATCATCAGACAGTGCCAGGTATTCTTGAGCTTATCACCTGGAAATGTGGCGATCGCTACACCG GATCTCGGCACATTGCCGGCACAACAAATAGTGCCTGAGAGCAGAACGACGCCTCGGACCGCATTCGAGCTTCTTGTAACTTTCAACCAAGTTCTCGATCAGCAGTTTGCCGCCATCTACGGATTCGTAGAAGGTATATACCTGACAGGCTGGGCTAGAGCGAGGAACTATTTCGCAAATGTACAGGCGCAGCTGCGTGGTGAG aTCCTGAATTGGCGAGTACTGAACTCTTACACGCAAGTGGTGGATAGCATTTTTGTGCAATCTGATTTGATTCAGCGTTACGTTCATCCGGAAACATGGGCATTATTCAACAACGTTGGCCAGCTTATCAGAACGATTGCTTACGAATGCAACAATTGCCAGTAA